The DNA window CGAACACCTCGGCGGCGGTCAAAGCGCGCGCCGACTGGGTGGTGACCTCCAGTATCGCCGTCGAACTGATCGAGCATCTGGATAGCCTGGGCGAGAAGATCATCTGGGCGCCGGATCGCCATCTCGGCAGCTATGTGCAAAAGCAGACCGGCGCCGACGTGTTGTGCTGGCAAGGCGCTTGCATTGTCCATGACGAGTTTAAGACCCAGGCGCTGCGGCGCATGAAGGCGCTCTATCCGCAGGCGGCCATCCTGGTGCATCCCGAATCGCCTCAGGCGGTGGTCGAGCTGGCGGATGCGGTGGGATCGACCAGCCAGTTGATTCAGGCGGCGAAAACATTGCCGCATCAACAGCTGATCGTCGCCACCGATCGCGGTATCTTCTATAAGATGCAGCAGGCCTGTCCGGATAAGGAGCTATTCGAGGCACCGACCGCCGGAGAAGGCGCGACCTGCCGCAGCTGCGCACATTGCCCGTGGATGGCGATGAATGGCCTGAAGGCGATTGCCGAAGGGTTGGAGCAGGGGGGCGCACAGCATGAGATCCACGTGGCCGCCGCGCTGCGTGAAAAGGCGCTGGTGCCGCTGAACCGCATGCTGGATTTCGCCGCTCAGCTTAAGATGCAGGTTAAAGGCAACGCTTAACCGTTTAAAAGGATGACCTCATGAGCTTCTTCAGTACCAGCAATATTCTGGTGCATATTCCGCTTGGCGCAGGCGGTTACGATCTGTCGTGGATCGAAGCCATCGGCACGCTGTTCGGATTGCTGTGCATCTGGTACGCCAGCAAGGAAAAGATCATCAACTACCTGTTCGGTCTGATCAACGTCACGCTGTTCGCGGTGATTTTCTTCCAGATCCAGCTGTACGCCAGCCTGCTGCTGCAGCTGTTTTTCTTCGGCGCCAATATTTACGGTTGGTATGCCTGGAGCCGCCAAACCCAGGATAACCAGGCCGAGCTGCAGATCCGTTGGTTGCCGCTGCCGAAAGCGTTGGCCTGGGCGGCGATTTGCGTCATCGGCAT is part of the Serratia surfactantfaciens genome and encodes:
- the nadA gene encoding quinolinate synthase NadA: MSEMFDVNAAVYPFPPKPVPLDVAEKAFYREKIKTLLKQRNAVMVAHYYTDPEIQALAEETGGCVADSLEMARFGSAHPASTLLVAGVRFMGETAKILSPEKQVLMPTLFAECSLDLGCPEEEFHAFCDSHPDRTVVVYANTSAAVKARADWVVTSSIAVELIEHLDSLGEKIIWAPDRHLGSYVQKQTGADVLCWQGACIVHDEFKTQALRRMKALYPQAAILVHPESPQAVVELADAVGSTSQLIQAAKTLPHQQLIVATDRGIFYKMQQACPDKELFEAPTAGEGATCRSCAHCPWMAMNGLKAIAEGLEQGGAQHEIHVAAALREKALVPLNRMLDFAAQLKMQVKGNA